DNA sequence from the Tenacibaculum mesophilum genome:
ACCCTCAATTAATAATTAAAAATAAGAACATGAAAAAATCAATTTTATCAATTATCGTGCTCGCTGTAGCTTTAGTTTTTTCAAACGAAGTAACAGCTCAAAAATTTGCGAATTTAGATAAAAGTCCAATGGATGCAGCTGCTTTTCCTAGTAGTTATAGAATTTCAGATAAAAAAGTAAAAGTTGTTTATAGCCGTCCACAATTAAAAGGAAGATCGTTAGCAAAACTAGCTCCTATGGGAAAAGTATGGAGAACAGGAGCGAATGAAGCAGCTGAAATTACATTTTATAAAGATATAACTTTTGGAGGTAAAAAAGTAAAAGCAGGAACCTATACCTTATTTACAATTCCAGGGGAAAAAGAATGGACTCTTATTTTAAATACAGCTAAAAATGTTTGGGGGTCTTACTTTTATAACGAAAGTGAAGATGTAGCTAGAGTTACTGCTCCTACTTCTAAGTCGGACGAAACAATTGAAGCTTTTTCAATTGTTTTTGAAGGAGAAGATGATACATTTAACATGTACATTGGTTGGGACAACATTATTGTTACTGTTCCTATAAAAGGATAAGCAAAAGAAATTTCAGAAATAAGAAAAGCATAACTAATTTGGTTATGCTTTTTTTGTTTAAAATAATCTAAGAAATATTATTGCTCTAGTTTGTATTTTAGCTCAATATCTGGATGCATTTGGTAAGTGTAAACAATTGAATTAAATAGGAAAGGATGTTCAATTCCCATTTCAAGAGGAATTGTTAAAGAAGACTCGTTTCTTGTTAGCCAGATATTATCATAAATATGCACCAATGTGTCTAATAGTAAGTAATTGTACTGTTCTATATTTAATGATTTTACAGCTACTTTTTTATCGGGTAGTTGAGTAGAAATAATATCAGATTTGTTTAATGAAATAACCTCTCTAACATTTATAATGGTGTCAATTTCTTCAGTTATATGTTTAGAATCTGTAATTGAATTAACCGATAAGCTCATTTTTATCAAAACATTTTCTGGAATTACAGCAATATCTTCTGATAGTTGAGGTAGTAGATTAAATAAAATAGGAACATAACACTCTCTGTACAACAAAGCATCCAATGTTTCACTAAAGAGTATATGAAACTTTTCAGGTTCAGGTATTTTAAAAGTAACAGCGTCTGCAGTATAATAGTTCGTTACATAATTGGTAAGTTCTAATTTTTGAATAAGGATTTTCGCATATTTTAAAGACTTATCATTAATTTCTAGTAAAGAAAACTGTATTTCTTCAGGACTAAAAAGCGGAGCAATTAGAGTAACAAACGGAGCATAAGGTCCACAACCAGCATAAAAAATATGAATTGTTTCATTAGGATGGTCTTGTTGTTTTTCTTTAATCGCCATCACCATAGCTTTTAAAAACTTCACAGTTCGTTTATAATCTAACAAACACTGTGCAGCATGGTTTAATCCTAAAGCCTTTCCTTTTGAAGTTGTTATAGCTGCTAAGTGCTCTATATGATTTTCAAATCCAGTGAGCTGAGTTAATTCTTTAAAGTAAGTATGTATTTCGTTTATTAAATTTTCAATTTCAGATTGTTCAATAGAGTCTTTAAGTAAAGTAGATACTTTTTCTTTAATATCTAAAGCCGTTATATTTTCGTTCATAGTAGGTTAGTTGTTAAGTTTCCTAAATTATAAAAATATAGCCAAGTAAGGCTAGCTACACCAAGCTTTTTTGAAACTTAAATTAAATCGCTCATTACTCAAAAACAATCAGTAAAGACATTTTAAAATGTTTATAAACATACAATTAATATCTTCCAGAAAGTATTTTACCAATACGTTTACAATTAACTTTAAACTTTAAAAAATGTCTACAAATTACACAACGCTATCCGTTACAAATCAAACCTCAAAACCAGTAGAGGTTTACGTAACTTTTGCAGCATCAAATGCTGCTAATAAATGCTGTCCATCTCCTGTTGGAGTGTCAGATTTTAGTTTTTTAACCAAAGTGAATAAACTCATGGGAAAATTTCAATTAGGAGCTAAGGATACTAAAGAGTTTGATCCGAAAGGAGAATGTTTTAGTGGAAATATTTGTTTTTATATAGAACCACAGTGTCCTGTAAAAGGAGCAGACTTTAACCACGGAGCACAAGGAACGAGTATTGCAGAGTTTACATTAAACCCAAATACCTCATGTGCTGAAGCTTTTGATATAAGCTGTGTTAATGGAATAAATAGCTTTATTGCCATGGAGGTAGACAAGGATGGGGGGTGGAATTACGGACCAAATAAAACACCTATTAGTAGAATTTATAATAAAAAGTTACAGAAAAATTCAGGTAATCCAGGAGTGTTTCCTGTAAACTGCACCGATTGTATTCAATTAAAAGGCGATAAACCATGCCCTACATTACCTTATGGACCACCTCAAAAAGAAAGGATATGTAACATTCAGCGATCGGAACGTGGGGGAACATTAAAAGTAATTTTAACAGATACATCATTAGGATAATATAATAAACTCTCTCTTATTTCAATTTTAAACCTTGCAAAGCTTATAAGGCTTGTGAGGTTTTTTGTATTTATTTAAGTTTTCATGCTGTATTAAAAGAACTAAACTTTTTACTTATCAACAATAACTGTAAATTTGCATCCTTTAAAACAAGCGATTACAAATGCAATACAATCACCAAGAGATAGAAAAAAAGTGGCAAAAGTACTGGGCAAATCAAGGTACATTTAAAGCTGAAAATAATTCTGATAAACCAAAATATTATGTGTTAGATATGTTTCCTTATCCATCAGGAGCAGGATTACACGTTGGGCATCCGTTAGGATATATCGCATCTGATATTTATGCACGTTACAAGCGTCATAAAGGGTTTAATGTATTGCATCCACAAGGATATGACTCTTTCGGGTTGCCAGCTGAACAATATGCGATTCAAACAGGACAACATCCAGCAATTACTACCGAAACGAATATCAAAACCTATCGTCGTCAGTTAGACAATATCGGATTTTCATTTGATTGGTCTCGCGAAGTTCGTACTTCAAACCCTGAGTATTACAAATGGACACAGTGGATTTTTATCCAGTTGTTCAACTCTTGGTATAATAAAGACACAGATAAAGCAGAAGGTATTGCAACCTTAGTAGCTAAATTTGAAGCAGAAGGAAACGCGAACGTAAATGCTGTTTCTGATGAAGATATTGCTGTTTTTTCTGCAGAAGAATGGAAAAACTTCTCAGATACAAAACAGCAAGAAATATTATTACAATACCGTTTAACATTCTTATCAGATACCGAAGTAAACTGGTGTCCAGCTTTAGGAACGGTATTAGCAAACGATGAAATTGTAAACGGAGTTTCAGAACGTGGTGGGCACCCAGTAGTGCGTAAAAAAATGACCCAATGGTCTATGCGAATTTCTGCGTATGCACAACGTTTGTTAGACGGATTACAAAATATCGATTGGCCACAACCTTTAAAAGACTCTCAAACCAACTGGATTGGTCGTTCGCAAGGAGCGATGGTTGCTTTTGATGTGGATGGTCACGATGCTAAAATAGATGTATTTACAACACGTCCTGATACTATTTTCGGAGTGTCTTTTATGACCTTAGCTCCAGAGCACGATTTAGTAGCGAAAATTACCACTGCAGAACAAAAAGAGGCTGTAGAAGCTTACGTAGAAGCTACAGCAAAACGTTCTGAGCGTGATCGTATGGCAGATGTAAAAACTATTTCAGGAGTGTTTACTGGTGCGTATGCGTTGCACCCGTTTACAGGAAAACAAGTGCCAATTTGGATTGGTGATTATGTATTAGCAAGCTACGGAACAGGAGCTGTTATGGCGGTACCATGTGGTGACCAACGTGATTATGATTTTGCAAAACACTTCGGGTTAGAGATTCCGAATATTTTTGCAGATGTTGATATTTCTGAAAAGGCAAACGATGCTAAAGACGGAATTAAATTAGCAAACTCTGATTTCTTAGATGGTTTAAATTATAAGAAAGGAATGAAAACTGTAATCTACGAATTAGAAAAACGTGGATTTGGTTACGGAAAAATAAACTATCGTTTACGCGATGCAGTATTCAGTCGTCAACGTTATTGGGGAGAACCATTCCCAGTATACTATAAAGACGGAATGCCGCAAATGATTGAAGCAAAGCATTTACCAATCGTATTACCGGAAGTAGAGAAATATTTACCTACTGAAGACGGAAAGCCACCGTTAGGAAATGCTGAAGTTTGGGCGTGGAATAGTATTGAGAATAGAGTAGTGAGTAATGAGTTAATAGATAATGAAACTGTATTTCCTTTGGAGTTAAACACAATGCCAGGGTGGGCAGGAAGTTCTTGGTATTTTAACCGTTATATGGACTCGAATAATGAAGGAGAATTTGTAAGTAAAGAAGCGGTTGACTATTGGAAACAAATAGATTTATATATTGGAGGTTCTGAACATGCTACTGGGCATTTATTATATGCACGTTTTTGGCAAAAATTCTTATTTGATAGAGGATTGTTACCTGTGGATGAATTTGCTAAAAAACTAATTAACCAAGGTATGATTTTAGGAACTTCTGCTTTTGCAGATATTCTTTCAATAAATATAAAACAGGTTGGAGCTCATGATAAGACACATTTTTTAAAAACAGCTGTTTTTCAGTTCGTGATAACAAACGAATTAAAAGACTCTATTTTGCAAAGTAATTTTGACTCAGAATTATTGTATGACGTTTTAGAAAAGGTAGAGGGTTTCAAACGAGATGTTTTAAATGATGAGAATATAGATATAGATTTTGAGTTACTATCACATCATAGTATTAGACCAACTCATATTGATGTTTCAATTGTTGATAGTTCTGATTTAGTTTCAAAAGTTAATTTACAAAAGTGGTTAGGTGAAAATGTTAGCTGCGAGTTGATTGAGGATGAATATAAAGTATATCGCGAGGTGGAAAAAATGTCGAAATCGAAATACAATGTGGTAAATCCAGATTTGATTTGTGAAGAATACGGTGCGGATAGTTTACGTTTATTTGAAATGTTCTTAGGGCCGTTAGAGCAAACCAAACCCTGGAAAACATCTGGTATTTCAGGAGTGTATTCTTTCCTAAAGAAATTATGGAAATTATTTACTGATGAAAACGGTATCAACGTTTCTGATGCAGAACCAACTAAAGACGAGTTAAAAACCTTACATAAAACCATTAAAAAAGTAGAAGAAGATATTGAGAACTTCTCGTTCAATACGTCAGTTTCTACCTTTATGATTGCGGTAAACGAGTTGACTGCTCAAAAGTGTAATAAGAGACAAATTTTAGAACCTTTATTAGTGCTAATTTCTCCGTATGCTCCGCATATTGCAGAAGAATTATGGAGTCAGTTAGGGCACAATGAGTCTATTGCAACTGTAACTTTTCCGAAATTTGAAGAAAAACATTTAGTTGAAAGCTCAAAGAACTATCCAGTTTCTTTCAATGGAAAAATGCGTTTTACTTTAGAATTACCGTTAGACATGAGCAAAGATGAAATTGAGAAAACAGTCATGGCACATGAAAAAACACAACAACAATTACAAGGAAGAGAGCCTAAAAAAGTAATTATTGTTCCAGGAAAAATTATAAACATTGTAGGGTAAGTTAACCTTAAATAAATATAGAAAGCCCACAAGCAATTAATTTGTTTGTGGGTTTTTATTTTTAAGCTAAATTCGCAACCTATAAAAACAAATTAAAATTTAAACAAATGAAAAAGATTTTTAAAATTAGCTATGCGGTTTTGATGTGTCTTACTTTAGTAATGAGTAGTTGTTCTGATAGCGATAATGATCCAGAAGGAATCGCAAACACAAAATTATCAGGAAAAGTATTAGGAACAAGTTTTACGGCCAAAGGAGGTAAAGCATTTATGTCTGGAAATAATGAACTTTCAGTAAATGTAACCAATATTCAAGCAGATTGCACTTCTGATGTTCTCAACTACGAATTAAAAATTACAACTTATGTGAAAGCAGAGTTAGGAACTTATAATAATGTGAATGTAGTTTTTAATAAGAAAGGAGCGAATCCTTTAAATTACCTTCAAGGAGCTGTTGAGGTTGTAAGGTTAACAAGTAATGAAGTTACCTTAAAAATAAAAGCAAATTCAAGTTCAGATAATTCAATAGAAGGCTTTTTTACGGTTCCTTTTTGTGAGTAACAATAACAATAAACTATTTATTTAGTGCTTTTTTATTTTAGGTTATATTAGCGCTTATTAAAAAATAATAAATATTCAATAAATGAAAAATTTTTTCAAAATTAGTTATGTAACTTTAGTATGTTTAACATTGGTAATGACTGGTTGTTCAGATGATGATAATACGGACAACATAGGTACTCCAATACCCAGTACTATTTTAAAAGGAAAGGTATATGGAAAAGATTTTACTGCTAAAGGAGGGAAGTCATTTGCATCAGGAAAAGATGGAGAAGTTTCAATTAATATTACAAACGAAGAGGTAGGTTGTGATTCAGATATTTTTGATTATAAGTTAGAAGTTTCTTTATTAGTAGAAGGTAAAGTAGGAACGTATAATGATGTAAATGTTGTTTTCAAAGATGGAGAAGGAAACTTAGTTAATGTTTTGGGATCAAATGTTGAAGTTGTAAGTATTTCAGATTCTAAAATTAATTTAAAAATAGAAGCTAAATCAATCGATAAACAAAATAAAGTATCTGGTTCATTTGAAGTAGAATACTGCAAATAGAGTTTTTAAAATATAATTTAGAAAGACTTTTACATTTATGTAAAGGTCTTTTTTTATACGACAAAACCAAAAACTTTTCTCAAATTTGCTTTCCAAAAAATAAAACATGAAAAAAGTATCTCTCACCAGCTCTTGGGTTTTTGCAATAATTCCAATCGGAATTTTCTTTTTTGTAGTATTTCCTCAGTTACAAAACATGTATGAATCATTTCATAAGAGAGAAATTGAAGTACAACAAAGTGCACGAAAACTGGACTCATTACAACAACTTACTAAACCTACAAGAGAAGATTTAAACAATATAAAACGTCTAGAAATTACAGTTCCAATTCATCAGTTGAGTATAGATAAACAACGGTACACCTATTATAAAACAGGCGGAATGCTGGCAGTATTAGCTTTTATGTTTATTGGTATGTTTGGTTCTAGTTACTGGGCAAAAAGAAAGAAAAACTCGTCAAATAATAAACAAATAGAATTTTCTTTTGAAGATTTTACAACAGATACTATAGGGCAATACATTTCTTGGGATCCAGTTAAAGGGTCAGGGAGTAATTTTTTAAGCGAACGTTTACGAAAAACGAGTTCTGGATATAAAATTACTTCGAGTACTTATATGAAATTTATGGCTTGGAGTTTCTTTTTGATGGGATTAAATTATGTGGCTTGGTCTTATATAGAGTTTTTTGAGTTTTCAAAAGAGCCATTAACCTTTATGCAAGGAGGAAAAATGTTTTTCATCTCAGGAGGTCCCTTTGTATTAATAGGAGTTTTTTTATTGTTTTCTTTTGGAGCTAAAGCTTTTTTAAACTCACAAAAAAGAAAGGTATTAGTAGATGGTGAAATTATATCTTTTCAGCAAGTATATGCTTTACAAGTTTTATCAAAATTTATTCAAGGAAACAAGTCTGGAGGTTACCATTGTTACGAGGTGAATTTAGTTACTCAAAGTGGAGAACGTTATAACTTGTTAAATCATGGAGATAAAGAATACTTGTTGAGCGATATGGTAAAAATAAGTAGATTTTTAAAAGTGCCTGTTTGGAATAATGGTGTCATTTAAAATAATTTATAGAGTAATTAACAAACTTTTACTAATTTACACGAATACAAATCGTAAAAAACACTATTATTTTATCCTGTAAAAAAAAATCATCCAATATACGCTACTTTTCTTCAGTAAGGGAGATACCTGAAAATGTTTGGAAAGAGCTTGACTGTGTAGATAATTTATACCTTCAGCCAGCGTATTTAGAAGCTTTAGAAAAGAACAATCAACAAATACAGTTTTCTTATATTTTATTATTTGATGAAAACAAAGAATCAATAGCCTTTGCTACTATTCAATTGGTAGATTTTTATTTAGAAAGTGTTCAAAATAATTTACAATCGGTTGTAGAATGGATACGATGTATAGGGAGGAAACTACATTTGTTGTCTCCTCAAAAACCATTTAAAATACTTACATGCGGTAATACTTTTGTAAGTGGAGAGCACGGAATATTTATTAAACCAAATAAAGATAAAAAGCGAATTGTAAAACAGCTAGCTAAAGCTATTGTAGCCTTTGAAAAAGACATTTCAAAAGAAACAATTGATGCTTTTATGTTGAAAGATTTTGTAAACGAATCGCTTTTTATTACCGATGCATTACATAGTGTAGGATATAATTCGTTTAATGTAGATCCAAATATGATGTTAACGTTAGATGATAATTGGAATACTTTTGATGATTATTTAGCAGCATTAAAAACAAAGTATAGAGTAAAAGCAAAAAAAGCGTTACAGAAGAGTAAAGACTTACGAACGGAAGAAGTAAGTATTGACGTTTTGAAACAATTATTGCCAAGTGTGACGTCATTGTATAAAAATGTATCAAACAAGGCAAGCTTTAATTTAGGGTATTTTAATATAGAAACGTATATATCTTTAAAAGAAAATTTAAAAGATAACTATGTTATTAAAGTATATTGGTTAGGAACCAAGTTAGTTGGGTTTTTGTCAGGAATAAAAAATAAAAACTCATTAGATGCCCATTTTGTAGGAATTGATTATACCGTAAATAAAACCTATGCTATTTACCAACGAATGCTATATGATTATATATTATTGGGTATAGACTATAATATAAAAACGATAAATTTTGGAAGAACAGCTAGCGAAATAAAAAGTTCAGTAGGAGCAACACCACAGGACTTAACAATTTATTTACGACATAGAAAAAGCATTCCAAATCGTATTTTAAGCTTATTTTTGAACAGAATTCAACCAACAGAATTTAGGTTAATAAAGCCTTTTAAAACAAAACAAGTATAAAGAATTAACCCTTTTTACTGTATTAACAAATGAAAAACACACAAGAATTATTAAATATACTTACCCTTGACGATTTAGGTGAAGGGAATTTTAATGGAGTAAGTAGAGATATAGGAAGTCCAAATGTTTTTGGAGGCCAAGTATTAGCACAAGCACTAAATGCAGCGTATAGAACGACACCTAAAGAACGTATATTACATTCGCTACACTCGTATTTTTTAGAGGCAGGAAATTTAGAGTTGCCTATAACTTACAACGTGCAAACTATTCGTGATGGAGGTAGTTTCTCTACACGTAGAGTTACAGCACATCAAAAAGATAAAACGATTTTTATACTGTCTTGTTCTTTTCATAAAGAAGAAGAAGGATATGAGCATCAAATGCCTATAAAAAAAGACTTAAAACAACCTGAAGAGTTGTTGAGTTGGACAGATATGTTAGATCAATTTGGAGCTTTTTTACCAAAGAAAATGAAAGATTTTTTAAGTATTGAGCGACCTATTGATTTTAAACCAGTGCAGATCGTAAATCCGTTAGACCGAAAAGATTTACCTCCAGTAGTAGATGTTTGGTTTAAATTAAAAGGAGAAGCTTCTGAATTATCGTTAGGAATTAAACAACAAATATTAACGTATATATCAGACTATAATATTTTAACGGCTTGTTTAAACCCAAATGCAAGTGTAGCTAATTTCGGAAACACACAAATGGCAAGTTTAGATCATTCGATGTGGTTTTACCGCGATTTTGATTTTAACGATTGGATGTTGTTCTCGGTAGAAAGCCCAAACACTAATGGTGCAAGAGGTTTTGCTTGTGGAAATATTTATACAAGGGAAGGTAAACTGATTGCTTCGGTAGCACAAGAAGGTTTAATGCGCCCCATGAAGAAGAAGGAATAATTATAGTTTATAAAAATAGAGAAATAAAAAAGCCGAGGTAATCCCTCGGCTTTTGTTTGATTAAGCTTCTATTTCTGCTGATTTTGTACTAATATGAAACTCTTCGTAGGTTTCTAGTAAACTCATTAATCCAGAAACTAAATCTTGTGTCTCTATTAAAATACTAAAGTATAATGTAGTATTTTTTGGACTTGTTTCGTCTGTTCTAATACGATCTACTTGTTTTTCAATAGATTTAGATACATCCTTTAATAATTCTTTCTTTTCATTAATAATATGCTCTAAATTATCAAAGCTTCTATTTTCAAAAGTATCTCCAATATCAGTTAATAACTTAGAAAGTGTATTATCAATACTCTTAAGATCTTTAATTTGCCCTTTTTTAAGGTGTTTGTGATTGTTGTTAACGTGCTTATAAGTAGCTCTAGATATATAACTAATAGACTGAGCAACGTCTTGCAAATACCCTAAAATTAAAATATAAAACCTACTTGCTTGTACGGAAGTATCGTCTAACGACTTAATAAAATAGAAAACTCCGTCTTTTAAGTTATCGATTTCATCGTTTAACTTAGTAACGTGCTTATCAGTTTTACGTAATTTTATTAAATCGTGAGTAGCAAGATCTTTTACAACGCTTGAGTATAATTTGTTAATACGATGAGCAACACCAGCAATATGATCTGAGCTTTCTTCAATCACTCCGTTAATAGTGATTAATTCTGCTCTTTCCATATGTACTTGTTTCTTTTCTTCTTTAGATTTCTTTCTGTGTTGTAATGTGTTTCTTGCAATTAAAAGAGCAACCACCAATAACAATACAGGAATCATTACCATATCCCAGCTAATTAAATAAGCTACTAAAGCAGCAGTTAAGAAAGCTGTAATGGCTGTTAAGAACCATCCTCCAATAACATTAATTACACCAGCAACTCTATAAACGGCACTTTCACGCCCCCAAGCTCTATCAGCTAAAGAAGTACCCATTGCTACCATAAACGTAACATAAGTAGTTGATAAAGGTAACTTCA
Encoded proteins:
- a CDS encoding leucine--tRNA ligase, which encodes MQYNHQEIEKKWQKYWANQGTFKAENNSDKPKYYVLDMFPYPSGAGLHVGHPLGYIASDIYARYKRHKGFNVLHPQGYDSFGLPAEQYAIQTGQHPAITTETNIKTYRRQLDNIGFSFDWSREVRTSNPEYYKWTQWIFIQLFNSWYNKDTDKAEGIATLVAKFEAEGNANVNAVSDEDIAVFSAEEWKNFSDTKQQEILLQYRLTFLSDTEVNWCPALGTVLANDEIVNGVSERGGHPVVRKKMTQWSMRISAYAQRLLDGLQNIDWPQPLKDSQTNWIGRSQGAMVAFDVDGHDAKIDVFTTRPDTIFGVSFMTLAPEHDLVAKITTAEQKEAVEAYVEATAKRSERDRMADVKTISGVFTGAYALHPFTGKQVPIWIGDYVLASYGTGAVMAVPCGDQRDYDFAKHFGLEIPNIFADVDISEKANDAKDGIKLANSDFLDGLNYKKGMKTVIYELEKRGFGYGKINYRLRDAVFSRQRYWGEPFPVYYKDGMPQMIEAKHLPIVLPEVEKYLPTEDGKPPLGNAEVWAWNSIENRVVSNELIDNETVFPLELNTMPGWAGSSWYFNRYMDSNNEGEFVSKEAVDYWKQIDLYIGGSEHATGHLLYARFWQKFLFDRGLLPVDEFAKKLINQGMILGTSAFADILSINIKQVGAHDKTHFLKTAVFQFVITNELKDSILQSNFDSELLYDVLEKVEGFKRDVLNDENIDIDFELLSHHSIRPTHIDVSIVDSSDLVSKVNLQKWLGENVSCELIEDEYKVYREVEKMSKSKYNVVNPDLICEEYGADSLRLFEMFLGPLEQTKPWKTSGISGVYSFLKKLWKLFTDENGINVSDAEPTKDELKTLHKTIKKVEEDIENFSFNTSVSTFMIAVNELTAQKCNKRQILEPLLVLISPYAPHIAEELWSQLGHNESIATVTFPKFEEKHLVESSKNYPVSFNGKMRFTLELPLDMSKDEIEKTVMAHEKTQQQLQGREPKKVIIVPGKIINIVG
- a CDS encoding acyl-CoA thioesterase, which codes for MKNTQELLNILTLDDLGEGNFNGVSRDIGSPNVFGGQVLAQALNAAYRTTPKERILHSLHSYFLEAGNLELPITYNVQTIRDGGSFSTRRVTAHQKDKTIFILSCSFHKEEEGYEHQMPIKKDLKQPEELLSWTDMLDQFGAFLPKKMKDFLSIERPIDFKPVQIVNPLDRKDLPPVVDVWFKLKGEASELSLGIKQQILTYISDYNILTACLNPNASVANFGNTQMASLDHSMWFYRDFDFNDWMLFSVESPNTNGARGFACGNIYTREGKLIASVAQEGLMRPMKKKE
- a CDS encoding DUF2911 domain-containing protein; translation: MKKSILSIIVLAVALVFSNEVTAQKFANLDKSPMDAAAFPSSYRISDKKVKVVYSRPQLKGRSLAKLAPMGKVWRTGANEAAEITFYKDITFGGKKVKAGTYTLFTIPGEKEWTLILNTAKNVWGSYFYNESEDVARVTAPTSKSDETIEAFSIVFEGEDDTFNMYIGWDNIIVTVPIKG
- a CDS encoding SAM-dependent methyltransferase; this translates as MNENITALDIKEKVSTLLKDSIEQSEIENLINEIHTYFKELTQLTGFENHIEHLAAITTSKGKALGLNHAAQCLLDYKRTVKFLKAMVMAIKEKQQDHPNETIHIFYAGCGPYAPFVTLIAPLFSPEEIQFSLLEINDKSLKYAKILIQKLELTNYVTNYYTADAVTFKIPEPEKFHILFSETLDALLYRECYVPILFNLLPQLSEDIAVIPENVLIKMSLSVNSITDSKHITEEIDTIINVREVISLNKSDIISTQLPDKKVAVKSLNIEQYNYLLLDTLVHIYDNIWLTRNESSLTIPLEMGIEHPFLFNSIVYTYQMHPDIELKYKLEQ
- a CDS encoding peptidogalycan biosysnthesis protein; the encoded protein is MVDFYLESVQNNLQSVVEWIRCIGRKLHLLSPQKPFKILTCGNTFVSGEHGIFIKPNKDKKRIVKQLAKAIVAFEKDISKETIDAFMLKDFVNESLFITDALHSVGYNSFNVDPNMMLTLDDNWNTFDDYLAALKTKYRVKAKKALQKSKDLRTEEVSIDVLKQLLPSVTSLYKNVSNKASFNLGYFNIETYISLKENLKDNYVIKVYWLGTKLVGFLSGIKNKNSLDAHFVGIDYTVNKTYAIYQRMLYDYILLGIDYNIKTINFGRTASEIKSSVGATPQDLTIYLRHRKSIPNRILSLFLNRIQPTEFRLIKPFKTKQV